The genomic region TGGAAATTGCCGGATTTCTTAAAACTTCCCCAATTAATAATAATCCATCACTAGCAAAAGCATTCAGACGACCTTGAACAACATCTTCTACTGCATTTTTTCGACCGTCAACTCCTGGATATTCTTCAACTTTAGCTAAAGAATAACGACTGCTAATAAACTGTTGAGTTAAAGAGGCAGGTAGAACCCCAATAGAAATATTTTCTAATGCTCCTGATGGTTGAATCAAGGCTTCATTATCCGGTCGAACTAATAAATGAACTCCCGTTGCCAAAAACCGATCTGAATAAACAATTCCCGGTTTAGGGGTACGACTAATAGTATTGGGGCCACATTCTAAATGAACTTTTCCCTCCGTTACCAGTTGTTCCCGATTTTCTAAGGTTGAGGGAATTAATTCCACCTTTACAGGTTGAGTCAGTTTTAACTGATCTTCTAATCGTTTTGCCAACAAATCCATTAATTCAATACAATATCCTTCCCATTTTCCCTCAGTAGAAACAAATCCTAAAGGGGGTGCATCTTGTCGGACTCCTGCTTTTAAAACTCCTGTTCTTTTGATTTCTTCTAAAACGGTTCCTGCTAAACTCGATACAGGAAAAATAACTGATAAAATTAGACTTAATGTAACAGTGGCTAGTTTGGTTTTCATGTTATGATAGATCCCTACAAACACAGTAATCGAATCTAGCTTACCGCAAAAAGGATCAGTCAGCCGGAACTGATCTAGCCGTTGTAAACGGGATTGAGTTGGCAAGGTACAAGGAAAACGGTAATATTTTTTAATCCCAAGAGAGTAGTAACAGAATATGGATTACGATTTAGTGATTATTGGTGCCGGAGTTGGAGGACATGGGGCTGCCATCCATGCCGTCGGTTGTGGCTTAAAAACCGCAATTGTTGAAGTAGCTGAAATGGGGGGAACCTGCGTTAACCGAGGGTGTATTCCCTCTAAAGCCTTATTAGCAGCTTCTGGACGAGTCCGAGAATTACATAACACCCATCACTTAAAAAACTTAGGCATTCAGTTAGGACAAGTCAGTTTTGATCGTCAACAAATTGCTAACCATGCCGATAATATTGTTACTAAAATTCGCGGTGACATGACCAATAGTTTAAAACGCTTAGGTATTGATGTTATTCAAGGTTGGGGGAAAATTTCAGGTGCTAATAAAGTTACCATTGAAACTAGCAATGGAGAAAAAATAATAACCGCTAAAGATATTATTTTAGCACCCGGTTCTGTTCCCTTTGTTCCCCCTGGAATTACGATTGATCATCAAACAGTTTTCACCAGTGATGATGCGATCAAATTAGAATCTCTACCCCAATGGATTGCTATTATTGGAAGTGGTTATATTGGCTTAGAATTTTCTGATATTTATACGGCTTTAGGCTGTGAAGTGACAATGATAGAAGCTTTGGATCAATTAATGCCCACTTTTGATCCTGATATTGCTAAATTAGCCCAACGGGTTTTAATTACGCCTCGTGATATTGAAACCAAAGTTGGGAAATTAGCGTTAAAAGTTACTCCCGGTTCTCCAGTTATTATTGAGTTAGCAGATACTAAAACCAAAGAAGTTGAAGAAGTCTTAGAAGTAGATGCCTGTTTAGTCGCCACAGGTCGTATTCCGGTCAGTAAAAATTTAGGCTTAGAATCTGTTAATGTTGAACCCATTCGGGGCGGTTTTATTCCCACAAATGATCACTTAGAAGTCTTATCCGGTGGCGAACCTATTCCCCATTTATGGGCAATTGGAGATGTTACAGGTAAAATGATGTTAGCCCATACTGCATCTGCCCAAGGAATTGCCGTTGTCGAAACGATTTGTGGGCGTTCTCGTCAAGTGGATTATCGCAGTATTCCAGCAGCAGCTTTTACCCATCCAGAAATTAGTTATGTCGGTTTAACTGAACCCGCCGCCAAAGAATTAGGAGAAAAAGAAGGGTTTGAAATTACATCAGTAAAAACCTATTTTAAAGGGAATTCTAAAGCTATTGCTGAAGGAGAAACCGAAGGAATGGCTAAAGTAATTTATCGCAAAGATACCGGAGAACTGTTAGGGGTTCACATCTTCGGACTTCATGCTTCTGATTTAATTCAAGAAGCCGCAAATGCCATGTATCAACGGCAATCTGTTCATGATTTAGTCTTCTCCGTTCATACCCATCCAACCCTTTCAGAAGTGTTAGATGAAGCCTATAAACGGGCTGTTATTGGGGTTGGGGGTCATTAATTAATTTATCCGATTAAACCCCGTTTCCCTGCCCAATAAACCCGTAGGGGCAGGGTCTCCCTGCCCAAATTTAAACAGGTGAAAACAGGGTTGGGAGGGACGCCACCCCTACAGGTTTTGAACACAAATTATTTATTATTTATTTTATGTCTATCTTTGTTAAACATTTAAAAAACCAGGGTTATTTAGATAATATTGATCTAACTTTATGTATTGTGGGTTCCCGTCAAGTTCAAGAATTTATTGATACTGATTATTCTCAGCAAGGGTGGGAAATTTTTGCCCCAGGTTTAACGATTTATGGCTTTGATGCTGACCCGAAAGCTTGTCAAGAACGCAATCAACAATTAACCCAAAACAAGGTTAACTGGACAGAAACCCATATTCCTCTAGCCGTTTGGAATACATCAGGAACTCAAACTTTATATTGCACCAAACACCCAGAATGTAGTTCCTTATATCCTCCCAATGAGTTAGTCATTAATCGTTTAGAAGAATATGCAGAACGCCATAAATTAATATCTACAACTTCTGTACAAACAACAACTTTAGATGAGTTTTTTCAAGATAAACTCACTTCTATTGATTTTCTTCAGTTGGATGTACAAGGAGGAGAATTAAACGTTTTACAAGGTGGTTCTCAACTCTTAGACAATCAAATTTTAATGGTATTAGTAGAAGTTTCATTTATAGAACTCTATAAAAATCAACCCTTATTTGCAGATGTTGATATTTATCTCAGAAATCAAGGTTTTACCCTCCTGGACTTTGGAAACCGATGGAATGGTCGCCGCCAGGGAATTACCTTGATGTCTCGTCAACACCCCGGACAATTAGTATGGACAGATGGGTTTTATGTTCGAGATTTAATTCGACCGGATCAAAATTTAGGCTTTAAAACTCCTGATAATATTCTAAAATTAGCTTGTATCGCTGATATTTTTATGTTTTATGATTATGCTTTAGAATTATTGGGATATTTAACTTTAAATTATGGAGATAACCATCAATATAATTTAACGGATGTAATCATTAACAGTATTCAAGAGCATCCAGAACTAAAAAATCTTAATATAGAATCGATTCCTTTTATTTCTAAATTACTGAAAAAGAGTCATCCCTCTTGATGAATTTGATGAGTCTGAGGGACTAATTTTTTTTTTAAATAACGCTATTAGACTAATTTTAAGTTAAACTATATCTATCGTGAGTCGGTTAAACAGTTTATGTCTATTATTTATAACGAACCTTCCCTCTTTCTAGCATCAGAACAAGAGGAATTTGATGATATTATATTTCCACCTAACGATTTATGGAGTGAGGAACCTCCCTTGGAAAGTGATTTACATCGTCAACAAATGGATCTCCTAATTCGTCTTTTAGAGTGGTGGTGGCGAAACCGTCAAGATTTTTATGTTTCTGGAAATTTAACCATCTATTTTAACCAGAATCAAAAAAAATCGCAGGATTTTAGAGGGCCAGATTTCTTTGTGGTTTTGAACACAGAACGTAAACCTAGACGGAGTTGGATGATTTGGGAAGAAGGAAAATACCCTAATATTATTATTGAACTATTATCTCCATCCACCGCAGAAATTGATAAAGGTTTGAAGAAACAACTGTATCAAGATACATTCCGCACCTTTGATTATTTTTGGTTTGATCCCGAAACCTTAGAATTAGCAGGATTTCATTTAGTTGATGGCAAATATCAACCCCTTGAACCCAACCCCCAAGGATGGTTATGGAGTCAACAATTAGAATTATTTTTAGGAGTTAATAACTCTCAATTGCGTTTTTTTACCTCAGATGGTCAACTCCTCCCCACTCCCGAAGAAGTAGCAACAGAAGCCGAAACTTTATTAGCAAAATATCGAGAACAATTTGGGGAGTTACCCGAAAGTTAGAATCAAGTTAAACAGTTAAGTTCTCTGTACCCTGAACTAAAGTTCGGGCTGTAGAGACGTTGTATGCAACGTCTCTACGTTATCTAAAGATAACTAAAAAGTTAAGTATTTCATTAACCCGTTTTAACGGGTTTGTAGGGGCGGCTTGGTGCAAGATCTTTCCTGATTAACCGCAACCCCACTGAACCCGCCCCTACGCCTGAAATTTATTTCAAGGCTTTTCAGCTTAAATTGACACCAATAAGGCATACCTCAACCCTACAATGTAATTGGATTTTAATACATTTTTATAACGGATTTCAATTTATATAAATTTGCGATCGCTATTATCTTTAATTGAGCAAGAGATTAATGGGTCAGAAACCGGGTTTCTCAACAGAGCTTGATTTGATGCGACCCATGTTAATTAGAAACCCGGTTTCTTGAAATTGGGCGATCGCTCCTGATTGACACTTTCAGAAATTAAAAGAGTTATAGCAATGAGTAGGTTAATTTACAACTTCTTTGTGTCTTTGCTAAGTTTGTGTTTACCGTGCGATCGCGTCGTCCCCCAGGAAATCCGGTCAATGCGATATTGAGCTTTGGTTATCCCCTTTCTCACCATACCTGGGGAAGTGTGGAAACTTGGGGTCAGGGGCCAAAGATTACGGAGTATCCCAGTTCACTGATTGTTTGATGTTTTTTGCGAGGCTCAGGCAAATTAGAAGCCTACGAATACAGAAAATCTTTGCTAATATGCGATAACATAAAAACTTGTATCAAGAGGCTTTTGTATGGATTTTACAACAATCACTATCCAGATTCCCAGTGATTTACTTCAGCAAGCTAGAGAAATTGAAAAAGAATCTCTTGACGCTCTAGTTACGGAAGCTTTATCTAAGGAAATTAAGTTGAGACGGGCTT from Planktothrix serta PCC 8927 harbors:
- a CDS encoding CRISPR-associated endonuclease Cas1; its protein translation is MRSRRPPGNPVNAILSFGYPLSHHTWGSVETWGQGPKITEYPSSLIV
- a CDS encoding amino acid ABC transporter substrate-binding protein, whose translation is MKTKLATVTLSLILSVIFPVSSLAGTVLEEIKRTGVLKAGVRQDAPPLGFVSTEGKWEGYCIELMDLLAKRLEDQLKLTQPVKVELIPSTLENREQLVTEGKVHLECGPNTISRTPKPGIVYSDRFLATGVHLLVRPDNEALIQPSGALENISIGVLPASLTQQFISSRYSLAKVEEYPGVDGRKNAVEDVVQGRLNAFASDGLLLIGEVLRNPAISTQDYALVPKEPLTCEFYGMILPAGDLSWLNTVNSLILVEETVNILTGLYGKDSEYVKTLEAAHNKCLF
- a CDS encoding Uma2 family endonuclease produces the protein MSIIYNEPSLFLASEQEEFDDIIFPPNDLWSEEPPLESDLHRQQMDLLIRLLEWWWRNRQDFYVSGNLTIYFNQNQKKSQDFRGPDFFVVLNTERKPRRSWMIWEEGKYPNIIIELLSPSTAEIDKGLKKQLYQDTFRTFDYFWFDPETLELAGFHLVDGKYQPLEPNPQGWLWSQQLELFLGVNNSQLRFFTSDGQLLPTPEEVATEAETLLAKYREQFGELPES
- the lpdA gene encoding dihydrolipoyl dehydrogenase, with protein sequence MDYDLVIIGAGVGGHGAAIHAVGCGLKTAIVEVAEMGGTCVNRGCIPSKALLAASGRVRELHNTHHLKNLGIQLGQVSFDRQQIANHADNIVTKIRGDMTNSLKRLGIDVIQGWGKISGANKVTIETSNGEKIITAKDIILAPGSVPFVPPGITIDHQTVFTSDDAIKLESLPQWIAIIGSGYIGLEFSDIYTALGCEVTMIEALDQLMPTFDPDIAKLAQRVLITPRDIETKVGKLALKVTPGSPVIIELADTKTKEVEEVLEVDACLVATGRIPVSKNLGLESVNVEPIRGGFIPTNDHLEVLSGGEPIPHLWAIGDVTGKMMLAHTASAQGIAVVETICGRSRQVDYRSIPAAAFTHPEISYVGLTEPAAKELGEKEGFEITSVKTYFKGNSKAIAEGETEGMAKVIYRKDTGELLGVHIFGLHASDLIQEAANAMYQRQSVHDLVFSVHTHPTLSEVLDEAYKRAVIGVGGH
- a CDS encoding FkbM family methyltransferase, with translation MSIFVKHLKNQGYLDNIDLTLCIVGSRQVQEFIDTDYSQQGWEIFAPGLTIYGFDADPKACQERNQQLTQNKVNWTETHIPLAVWNTSGTQTLYCTKHPECSSLYPPNELVINRLEEYAERHKLISTTSVQTTTLDEFFQDKLTSIDFLQLDVQGGELNVLQGGSQLLDNQILMVLVEVSFIELYKNQPLFADVDIYLRNQGFTLLDFGNRWNGRRQGITLMSRQHPGQLVWTDGFYVRDLIRPDQNLGFKTPDNILKLACIADIFMFYDYALELLGYLTLNYGDNHQYNLTDVIINSIQEHPELKNLNIESIPFISKLLKKSHPS